One Chaetodon trifascialis isolate fChaTrf1 chromosome 21, fChaTrf1.hap1, whole genome shotgun sequence genomic window carries:
- the LOC139350067 gene encoding V-type proton ATPase 116 kDa subunit a 1-like isoform X2: MGELFRSEEMTLAQLFLQSEAAYCCVSELGELGMVQFRDLNPDVNVFQRKFVNEVRRCEEMDRKLRFVEKEIKKANIPTVDTGENPEVPFPRDMIDLEATFEKLENELKEINTNQEALKKNFLELTELKHILRRTQQFFDEMEDPNLLEESSALMEGSEGGRGAPLRLGFVAGVISRERIPTFERMLWRVCRGNVFLRKAEIEDPLEDPTTGDQVHKSVFIIFFQGDQLKNRVKKICEGFRASLYPCPETPQERKEMLAGVNSRIDDLQMVLNQTEDHRQRVLQAASKTMRVWFIKVRKMKAIYHTLNLCNIDVTQKCLIAEVWCPVSDLDSIQFALRRGTERSGSTVPSILNRMQTKQTPPTFNKTNKFTSGFQNIVDAYGIGNYREINPAPYTIITFPFLFAVMFGDMGHGVLMTAAALYLVIRESRLLAQKSDNEMFNMVFAGRYIILLMGIFSIYTGIIYNDCFSKSLNMFGSGWSVRPMFGPKGANWSIETLDGNAVLQLDPAVPGVFSGPYPLGIDPIWNVATNKLTFLNSFKMKMSVILGVIHMLFGVSLSLFNHLYFKKPLNIFLGFIPEIVFMASLFGYLILLVFYKWTAYDAFTSKDAPSLLIHFINMCLFNYSDPTNKPLYAGQMGIQVLLVLIALACVPCMLIVKTMVLRRQHLWKKHLGTQKFGGVRVGNGPTEDEAGIMDHDQLSQHSEEGDEHSEEEPFDFGDVAVHQAIHTIEYCLGCISNTASYLRLWALSLAHAQLSEVLWSMVMHLGLSSRSGGGFFGLSIIFSAFATLTVAILLIMEGLSAFLHALRLHWVEFQNKFYSGQGFKFVPFSFESILEGRFDE, from the exons ATGGGGGAACTATTCAGGAGCGAGGAGATGACCCTGGCTCAGCTCTTTCTCCAGTCAGAAGCAGCCTACTGCTGCGTCAGTGAGCTGGGAGAACTGGGCATGGTCCAGTTCAGAGAT CTGAATCCAGATGTGAACGTGTTCCAGCGCAAATTTGTGAATGAAGTGAGAAGATGTGAGGAGATGGACAGGAAACTAA GGTTTGTGGAGAAGGAGATTAAGAAAGCAAACATCCCAACTGTGGACACTGGAGAAAATCCAGAGGTGCCTTTTCCCAGGGACATGATTGATCTGGAG GCCACctttgagaagctggagaatGAACTGAAAGAGATCAACACCAACCAGGAAGCGCTGAAGAAGAACTTCCTCGAGCTGACAGAACTCAAACACATACTCCGTCGAACACAGCAATTTTTTGATGAG ATGGAGGATCCCAACCTGCTGGAGGAATCATCAGCCCTGATGGAGGGCAGCGAGGGCGGCCGCGGGGCCCCGCTCAGACTGGG gttTGTGGCTGGAGTGATCAGCAGGGAGAGGATTCCAACCTTTGAGAGGATGCTGTGGAGGGTGTGCCGTGGTAATGTCTTCCTAAGGAAAGCAGAGATCGAGGACCCTCTGGAGGACCCCACCACC GGAGACCAAGTCCACAAATCAGTGTTCATTATCTTCTTTCAAGGTGACCAGCTGAAGAACAGGGTGAAGAAGATCTGTGAGGG GTTCCGTGCCTCACTTTACCCATGCCCAGAGACCCctcaggagaggaaggagatgcTTGCTGGAGTCAACAGCCGCATAGATGACCTCCAGATG GTGCTGAACCAAACAGAGGACCACCGTCAGCGAGTGCTGCAGGCTGCTTCCAAGACCATGCGGGTGTGGTTCATCaaggtgaggaagatgaaggccATCTACCACACGCTCAATCTCTGCAACATCGACGTCACCCAGAAGTGTCTGATTGCCGAGGTGTGGTGTCCCGTCTCAGACTTGGATTCCATCCAGTTCGCTTTGCGCAGAGGGAcg GAGAGGAGCGGCTCGACAGTGCCGTCCATCCTCAACCGGATGCAGACCAAACAAACTCCACCTACCTTCAACAAGACCAACAAGTTCACATCAGGCTTCCAGAACATCGTTGATGCCTATGGTATTGGGAACTACCGGGAAATCAACCCAG CTCCGTACACCATCATTACTTTCCCCTTCCTGTTTGCGGTGATGTTTGGTGACATGGGTCACGGCGTGCTGATGACCGCTGCAGCCCTCTACCTGGTCATCCGAGAGAGTCGCCTCCTGGCCCAGAAGAGTGACAATGAG ATGTTCAACATGGTGTTTGCTGGTCGCTACATCATCCTGCTGATGGGGATCTTCTCCATCTACACCGGCATCATTTACAACGACTGCTTCTCTAAGTCACTCAACATGTTCGGCTCTGGATGGAGTGTCAGGCCCATGTTTGGCCCAAAAGGAGCCAACTGGTC GATTGAGACACTTGATGGAAATGCCGTTTTACAGTTAGACCCAGCAGTTCCTGGTGTGTTCAGCGGGCCCTATCCACTCGGAATCGACCCG ATCTGGAACGTTGCCACCAACAAGCTGACCTTCCTAAACTCATTCAAGATGAAGATGTCTGTGATCCTGGGCGTCATCCACATGCTGTTTGGAGTGTCTCTCAGTTTGTTCAACCACCT GTACTTCAAGAAGCCACTGAACATCTTCCTGGGTTTCATCCCAGAAATAGTGTTCATGGCGAGCCTCTTCGGCTACCTCATTCTGCTGGTCTTCTACAAGTGGACAGCCTATGACGCCTTCACTTCCAAGGATGCTCCCAGCCTTCTCATCCACTTCATCAACATGTGTCTCTTCAACTACAGCGACCCCACGAACAAGCCCCTCTATGCGGGACAg ATGGGGATCCAGGTTTTGTTGGTGCTGATTGCCCTTGCATGTGTACCCTGTATGCTGATTGTGAAAACTATGGTGCTTCGCCGTCAGCACCTGTGGAAAAAGCACCTG GGCACGCAGAAGTTCGGAGGGGTACGGGTGGGCAATGGGCCCACGGAGGACGAGGCTGGCATCATGGATCACGACCAGCTCTCCCAGCActcagaggaaggagatgag CACTCGGAGGAAGAGCCG TTTGACTTTGGTGATGTAGCAGTCCACCAGGCCATCCACACCATAGAGTACTGTCTAGGATGCATCTCCAACACAGCTTCCTACCTGCGCCTCTGGGCCCTCAGCCTGGCTCATGCAC agctgtcaGAGGTGCTCTGGTCCATGGTGATGCACCTGGGTCTGTCCTCCCGGAGTGGTGGCGGGTTCTTTGGCCTGTCCATCATCTTCTCCGCCTTTGCCACCCTCACTGTTGCCATCCTGCTCATCATGGAGGGGCTGTCAGCCTTTCTACATGCCCTGCGTCTGCACTG
- the LOC139350067 gene encoding V-type proton ATPase 116 kDa subunit a 1-like isoform X1: MGELFRSEEMTLAQLFLQSEAAYCCVSELGELGMVQFRDLNPDVNVFQRKFVNEVRRCEEMDRKLRFVEKEIKKANIPTVDTGENPEVPFPRDMIDLEATFEKLENELKEINTNQEALKKNFLELTELKHILRRTQQFFDEMEDPNLLEESSALMEGSEGGRGAPLRLGFVAGVISRERIPTFERMLWRVCRGNVFLRKAEIEDPLEDPTTGDQVHKSVFIIFFQGDQLKNRVKKICEGFRASLYPCPETPQERKEMLAGVNSRIDDLQMVLNQTEDHRQRVLQAASKTMRVWFIKVRKMKAIYHTLNLCNIDVTQKCLIAEVWCPVSDLDSIQFALRRGTERSGSTVPSILNRMQTKQTPPTFNKTNKFTSGFQNIVDAYGIGNYREINPAPYTIITFPFLFAVMFGDMGHGVLMTAAALYLVIRESRLLAQKSDNEMFNMVFAGRYIILLMGIFSIYTGIIYNDCFSKSLNMFGSGWSVRPMFGPKGANWSIETLDGNAVLQLDPAVPGVFSGPYPLGIDPIWNVATNKLTFLNSFKMKMSVILGVIHMLFGVSLSLFNHLYFKKPLNIFLGFIPEIVFMASLFGYLILLVFYKWTAYDAFTSKDAPSLLIHFINMCLFNYSDPTNKPLYAGQMGIQVLLVLIALACVPCMLIVKTMVLRRQHLWKKHLSQKREETPAENLEQSLEQTGVSSSCTGLTQQGTQKFGGVRVGNGPTEDEAGIMDHDQLSQHSEEGDEHSEEEPFDFGDVAVHQAIHTIEYCLGCISNTASYLRLWALSLAHAQLSEVLWSMVMHLGLSSRSGGGFFGLSIIFSAFATLTVAILLIMEGLSAFLHALRLHWVEFQNKFYSGQGFKFVPFSFESILEGRFDE; the protein is encoded by the exons ATGGGGGAACTATTCAGGAGCGAGGAGATGACCCTGGCTCAGCTCTTTCTCCAGTCAGAAGCAGCCTACTGCTGCGTCAGTGAGCTGGGAGAACTGGGCATGGTCCAGTTCAGAGAT CTGAATCCAGATGTGAACGTGTTCCAGCGCAAATTTGTGAATGAAGTGAGAAGATGTGAGGAGATGGACAGGAAACTAA GGTTTGTGGAGAAGGAGATTAAGAAAGCAAACATCCCAACTGTGGACACTGGAGAAAATCCAGAGGTGCCTTTTCCCAGGGACATGATTGATCTGGAG GCCACctttgagaagctggagaatGAACTGAAAGAGATCAACACCAACCAGGAAGCGCTGAAGAAGAACTTCCTCGAGCTGACAGAACTCAAACACATACTCCGTCGAACACAGCAATTTTTTGATGAG ATGGAGGATCCCAACCTGCTGGAGGAATCATCAGCCCTGATGGAGGGCAGCGAGGGCGGCCGCGGGGCCCCGCTCAGACTGGG gttTGTGGCTGGAGTGATCAGCAGGGAGAGGATTCCAACCTTTGAGAGGATGCTGTGGAGGGTGTGCCGTGGTAATGTCTTCCTAAGGAAAGCAGAGATCGAGGACCCTCTGGAGGACCCCACCACC GGAGACCAAGTCCACAAATCAGTGTTCATTATCTTCTTTCAAGGTGACCAGCTGAAGAACAGGGTGAAGAAGATCTGTGAGGG GTTCCGTGCCTCACTTTACCCATGCCCAGAGACCCctcaggagaggaaggagatgcTTGCTGGAGTCAACAGCCGCATAGATGACCTCCAGATG GTGCTGAACCAAACAGAGGACCACCGTCAGCGAGTGCTGCAGGCTGCTTCCAAGACCATGCGGGTGTGGTTCATCaaggtgaggaagatgaaggccATCTACCACACGCTCAATCTCTGCAACATCGACGTCACCCAGAAGTGTCTGATTGCCGAGGTGTGGTGTCCCGTCTCAGACTTGGATTCCATCCAGTTCGCTTTGCGCAGAGGGAcg GAGAGGAGCGGCTCGACAGTGCCGTCCATCCTCAACCGGATGCAGACCAAACAAACTCCACCTACCTTCAACAAGACCAACAAGTTCACATCAGGCTTCCAGAACATCGTTGATGCCTATGGTATTGGGAACTACCGGGAAATCAACCCAG CTCCGTACACCATCATTACTTTCCCCTTCCTGTTTGCGGTGATGTTTGGTGACATGGGTCACGGCGTGCTGATGACCGCTGCAGCCCTCTACCTGGTCATCCGAGAGAGTCGCCTCCTGGCCCAGAAGAGTGACAATGAG ATGTTCAACATGGTGTTTGCTGGTCGCTACATCATCCTGCTGATGGGGATCTTCTCCATCTACACCGGCATCATTTACAACGACTGCTTCTCTAAGTCACTCAACATGTTCGGCTCTGGATGGAGTGTCAGGCCCATGTTTGGCCCAAAAGGAGCCAACTGGTC GATTGAGACACTTGATGGAAATGCCGTTTTACAGTTAGACCCAGCAGTTCCTGGTGTGTTCAGCGGGCCCTATCCACTCGGAATCGACCCG ATCTGGAACGTTGCCACCAACAAGCTGACCTTCCTAAACTCATTCAAGATGAAGATGTCTGTGATCCTGGGCGTCATCCACATGCTGTTTGGAGTGTCTCTCAGTTTGTTCAACCACCT GTACTTCAAGAAGCCACTGAACATCTTCCTGGGTTTCATCCCAGAAATAGTGTTCATGGCGAGCCTCTTCGGCTACCTCATTCTGCTGGTCTTCTACAAGTGGACAGCCTATGACGCCTTCACTTCCAAGGATGCTCCCAGCCTTCTCATCCACTTCATCAACATGTGTCTCTTCAACTACAGCGACCCCACGAACAAGCCCCTCTATGCGGGACAg ATGGGGATCCAGGTTTTGTTGGTGCTGATTGCCCTTGCATGTGTACCCTGTATGCTGATTGTGAAAACTATGGTGCTTCGCCGTCAGCACCTGTGGAAAAAGCACCTG TCCCAGAAGAGGGAAGAAACCCCTGCAGAGAATCTAGAGCAATCTTTAGAGCAAACAGGCGTGTCCTCATCATGCACCGGACTCACCCAACAGGGCACGCAGAAGTTCGGAGGGGTACGGGTGGGCAATGGGCCCACGGAGGACGAGGCTGGCATCATGGATCACGACCAGCTCTCCCAGCActcagaggaaggagatgag CACTCGGAGGAAGAGCCG TTTGACTTTGGTGATGTAGCAGTCCACCAGGCCATCCACACCATAGAGTACTGTCTAGGATGCATCTCCAACACAGCTTCCTACCTGCGCCTCTGGGCCCTCAGCCTGGCTCATGCAC agctgtcaGAGGTGCTCTGGTCCATGGTGATGCACCTGGGTCTGTCCTCCCGGAGTGGTGGCGGGTTCTTTGGCCTGTCCATCATCTTCTCCGCCTTTGCCACCCTCACTGTTGCCATCCTGCTCATCATGGAGGGGCTGTCAGCCTTTCTACATGCCCTGCGTCTGCACTG